The following DNA comes from Pseudomonas sp. MYb118.
TCCAAGCTGGATGACGACACCATTGCCGGCCTCAACTCCCGCGTCGACGTGGGCCGCGAGTCCATCGAGGCGGTGTCCAAGGAATTCCTGCAACAGAACAAGCTGCTCTAGCTGTTTTTCGGTGGCGTTATTGCCACCGGCTCGGGCCAGCGCATCGCTGGCCTGTTTTTTATCCCTCCTGCCCATCGTACGCGCGCCAACCTTCATACGGCGCGGGCGCTTTTCGTTCGCCTGTCTTTCTTCGGAGCATTACCCATGCAGATGAGTAAACAGTTGGTGGCTTGTTCGATGTTGGCGTTGTCGGCCAGCGCCTTTGCCGATGACGCTATCGAGCGTATGAGCCTGGCCGACATGCGCCAGGCCCTGGACCGGGGCACGCTCAGTTCCGAGCAACTGGTCCGGCACTACCTGGACAACATTCAGGCCAACAATCGTCAGGGCCAACGGATCAACGCGCTGGTGACGGTCAATGACCAGGCGCTTGAGCAGGCGCGCCAGTGGGACGTCGAGCGGGCGAAGAATCCAGGCGCCAAGCATGCGCCGCTGGCCGGTATTCCATTCGTGGCGAAGGACAATTTCGACACCGCCGGCATGGTCACGTCCGGCGGTTCCTACGTGCTGCGTGAATCGGTGCCGAGCCAGGACGCCTTTACCGTGAAGAAACTCATCGACGGCCAGGCGATCCTGCTGGGCAAGGCCAACCTGTCGGAACTCGCGGCATCCTTCGGCTGGTTCGGCTACAGCTCGTTCGGCGGCCAGACCCTCAACCCGAAGAACACCAAGCGTGACGCGTCCGGCTCCAGCAGTGGCTCGGCCGCCTCGGTGGCCGCGCAGTTCGCGCCGTTCGCCCTGGGCTCGGACACCAGCGGCTCGATCCGCGCCCCAGCCAGCGTCACCGGCACCGTCGGTTTTCGCCCGTCCCTGGGACTGATCAGTCGCAGCGGCATTATCCCGTTGTCGCTGGCCTTCGACACCGGCGGCGTGATCACCAACAGCGTGCTCGACCAGGCCATCGTGCTGGACGCGATCAAGGGGCCAGACAGCAACGATCCGGCGACCCAGGACCTGGCCAGCGACGGCATCCGTTTCGAACAGGCGCTGGGCGCTGCTTCGCTCAAGGGCAAGACCATCGGCGTGATCAGCAACTTCAAGGGCGCCAACCCCGAGGTCGACCAGGTGTTCCTCAAGGCCCAGCAAACCCTTGGCGAGCGCGGCGCTCACGTGGTCGCCATCGAGTTGCCCAAGGCCTTCGAAACCCTGTGGAGCGATGTGCTCGGGCCGGTGGGTGAGGGCGAATTCAAGCCGCAGTTCGAGCGCTACCTGGCCACGCTCGGGGCGAACCAGCCGCGCACCCTGGCGCAATTTCTCGAGTTGGCGCAGAAGAACCAGGCCGAGAACGCCGCGCATGGGATGAACCCGGCACGTCTGGAAGGGCTGGCAGCGCTGGCGAAGAGCGACAGCACCGATTCGCCGCAGTACATTTCGATCCTGTCGCGCAAGATCCCGCAACTGCGCGCGCAATTGATGGACATCATGCGCCAGAACAAGGTCGACAGCCTGTTCTTCGCCACCATCAACTGCCCGGCGTCGGTGGTGCATGGCGTG
Coding sequences within:
- a CDS encoding amidase family protein, which produces MQMSKQLVACSMLALSASAFADDAIERMSLADMRQALDRGTLSSEQLVRHYLDNIQANNRQGQRINALVTVNDQALEQARQWDVERAKNPGAKHAPLAGIPFVAKDNFDTAGMVTSGGSYVLRESVPSQDAFTVKKLIDGQAILLGKANLSELAASFGWFGYSSFGGQTLNPKNTKRDASGSSSGSAASVAAQFAPFALGSDTSGSIRAPASVTGTVGFRPSLGLISRSGIIPLSLAFDTGGVITNSVLDQAIVLDAIKGPDSNDPATQDLASDGIRFEQALGAASLKGKTIGVISNFKGANPEVDQVFLKAQQTLGERGAHVVAIELPKAFETLWSDVLGPVGEGEFKPQFERYLATLGANQPRTLAQFLELAQKNQAENAAHGMNPARLEGLAALAKSDSTDSPQYISILSRKIPQLRAQLMDIMRQNKVDSLFFATINCPASVVHGVTDDSYVCKAGDTYASSYIASATGFPEITVPAGTIKGNLPVGVSFLAGYGEDAKVVGLGYAFLGR